A single Pseudoalteromonas rubra DNA region contains:
- a CDS encoding LysE family translocator → MELTAWLSLAFICCVGAMSPGPSLAVVLRYSLYHSAQHGIVASLSHGLGVGIYASLSLLGLASLIEQFPLVYQGLVYAGAAYLAYMGYKILTSKSRGIEVATEHDAKSYVAAAKDGFAIAFLNPKLAIFFLALFSQFIDPEALTLQTAVIMCVTVLVIDALWYFFVSVVTASARDRFDLTAKQAVIDKILGCTFLLLAARVVYQTI, encoded by the coding sequence ATGGAATTAACGGCTTGGTTAAGTCTGGCGTTTATATGTTGTGTGGGAGCTATGTCTCCGGGGCCAAGTTTGGCGGTTGTGTTGCGTTACAGCCTGTATCATAGTGCTCAACATGGTATCGTCGCGAGTTTGTCTCACGGTTTGGGGGTGGGGATCTACGCGAGCTTATCTTTACTGGGTTTAGCGAGTTTGATTGAGCAATTCCCGTTGGTTTATCAGGGCCTGGTATATGCCGGCGCCGCCTATCTTGCCTATATGGGTTACAAGATCCTTACCAGCAAAAGTAGGGGTATTGAGGTCGCCACTGAGCATGATGCTAAGAGCTATGTTGCAGCGGCAAAAGATGGTTTTGCTATTGCCTTTTTGAACCCAAAACTGGCTATTTTTTTCCTCGCATTATTCTCTCAGTTTATCGACCCTGAAGCGTTAACACTTCAAACGGCGGTGATTATGTGCGTGACGGTGCTGGTGATTGACGCGCTGTGGTATTTCTTTGTATCCGTCGTGACAGCATCAGCCCGAGACCGATTTGACCTGACAGCAAAGCAGGCTGTTATCGATAAGATACTTGGCTGTACATTTTTGCTGCTGGCTGCCCGGGTTGTTTATCAAACCATCTAG
- a CDS encoding pyridoxal phosphate-dependent decarboxylase family protein: protein MHSLLSQSLPTYAQLLAALELACNEFRDSLDTRRVSNSNVSLEARTLGDQPAGFEAFSQIFNDEIAPQLSASNGGRYWGFVTGGANPVATYADWLVTLYNQNVSKGGDSVASQVERQAIKWLTELFELPAVFEGVMTTGATAANVLGAMTARQNAGLSQGIDVAKVGSKGLDCTVFAATPHASMVKALGLAGLGQETWIQIAREPGTEAMDIHDLAHKLSECDSRGKIVIASAATVTGTDYDDLIRIAQLCRRHKAWLHVDGAFGIFERLLNGPNGKTQGIELADSITLDCHKWLNVPYDCGVFLTRHPHTLFATCNVDAPYLANSEEAFPFMSLGIENSRRFRALPVWATLLAYGKQGIKVEIQRNVAQAATLANWINASPAYELVKACELNVVVFSASAANTYDTEVLLAQLNEAGQVFMTPGRWQGSPVIRCAFSNWRTEQRDVELAIAELSRLAN, encoded by the coding sequence ATGCATTCATTATTATCTCAGTCGTTACCAACCTACGCTCAGCTACTGGCTGCACTGGAGCTAGCCTGCAATGAGTTTCGGGACTCGCTCGATACCCGCAGGGTCAGCAATTCGAACGTTAGTCTGGAAGCAAGAACGCTCGGCGACCAGCCTGCGGGATTTGAGGCATTCAGCCAGATCTTTAACGATGAAATTGCACCACAACTTTCAGCCAGTAACGGCGGGCGTTACTGGGGCTTTGTCACTGGTGGTGCCAATCCCGTGGCTACTTATGCCGACTGGCTGGTGACCTTGTACAACCAAAATGTATCGAAAGGCGGAGATTCGGTTGCCAGTCAGGTAGAACGTCAGGCTATCAAATGGTTAACTGAGCTATTTGAGCTTCCCGCGGTGTTTGAGGGGGTGATGACTACAGGTGCCACAGCCGCCAATGTGTTGGGCGCAATGACCGCCAGGCAGAACGCCGGACTGAGTCAGGGGATAGACGTTGCAAAAGTCGGGAGCAAAGGTTTGGACTGCACTGTGTTTGCTGCGACGCCTCATGCCAGTATGGTAAAAGCACTCGGATTGGCCGGCTTAGGTCAGGAAACCTGGATCCAGATTGCCCGAGAGCCGGGCACCGAAGCCATGGATATTCACGATCTGGCCCACAAGCTAAGTGAGTGTGATAGCCGTGGAAAAATCGTGATTGCCAGTGCAGCAACGGTGACCGGAACAGATTATGACGACCTTATTCGGATAGCGCAGTTATGTCGCCGACATAAGGCCTGGTTACATGTGGATGGCGCATTTGGTATTTTCGAGCGATTGCTGAATGGTCCAAATGGCAAAACCCAGGGGATTGAACTGGCAGACAGTATCACCCTGGATTGTCACAAGTGGCTCAATGTACCCTATGACTGTGGCGTATTTCTGACTCGTCATCCGCATACTTTGTTTGCAACCTGCAATGTGGATGCACCTTATTTGGCAAATAGTGAAGAGGCGTTTCCTTTTATGTCTTTAGGGATTGAAAACTCGCGACGTTTCAGAGCGCTGCCTGTCTGGGCAACCTTGCTCGCTTATGGTAAACAAGGTATTAAAGTGGAGATCCAGCGTAATGTGGCGCAGGCGGCAACTTTGGCTAACTGGATCAACGCCTCACCAGCGTATGAATTGGTGAAAGCCTGTGAGCTGAATGTGGTTGTGTTCTCGGCCAGCGCTGCCAATACGTATGATACGGAGGTGCTGTTAGCCCAGTTAAATGAAGCTGGTCAGGTGTTTATGACGCCGGGTAGGTGGCAAGGGAGCCCTGTAATAAGGTGCGCTTTTAGCAACTGGCGTACTGAACAACGGGATGTCGAACTGGCCATTGCGGAACTATCCAGGCTAGCAAATTAA
- a CDS encoding PLP-dependent aminotransferase family protein, with protein MGKQAKYKVLAEQFICAMDGGEYPQDQPLPSLRQLSALHQVSMTTALACYRYLESLGYIRADPKRGFFPCSEHNPVPLTEHAQFNAQISTLPKSPPRRLRSGFATAQLDANLIDTQQLRASLNRTMRGDLSMFNYGDPLGEPTLRRALSEHLQVQGFMLQEQTLIITQGCLDAVKTALEITTKEQDVIAIPSPCYTGLLDALSVMGRQVLEIPSNQDGIDLAQLESAMARQEIAACLISANFQNPTGHSLSTQQKQILARMAKQYQIPVIEDDVYRELSHTGTTPLPVKHFDEDGWVIWCSSISKTLAPGFRLGWCAPGRFHQTYSDLIRVRSLGCNRPLQLALADYISRGHYARYLKKLNQTLALQCNRYIQILTQLLPANINLSRPQGGLVLWFELPQVDTQQLQAQLRDEQVHILCGDAFSTTELYHNYVRLNFGQCLSSEIESQLVRFTQLVDQNRCQKSVRDETKTGTKPA; from the coding sequence ATGGGCAAACAGGCAAAGTATAAAGTATTAGCAGAACAGTTTATCTGTGCCATGGACGGCGGGGAATATCCACAAGATCAGCCTTTACCATCATTACGTCAACTCAGCGCCCTGCATCAGGTCAGTATGACCACGGCACTGGCCTGTTATAGATATCTTGAGTCTCTCGGCTACATTCGCGCAGATCCCAAACGCGGCTTTTTTCCCTGCTCAGAACATAATCCAGTCCCACTCACTGAACACGCACAATTTAATGCCCAGATCAGTACGTTACCAAAAAGCCCACCACGGCGACTCAGGTCGGGGTTTGCCACCGCACAACTCGACGCCAACCTGATAGATACGCAACAACTACGTGCCTCACTGAACCGGACGATGCGAGGCGACCTCAGCATGTTTAATTATGGCGATCCACTCGGTGAGCCAACACTGAGACGAGCCCTGTCAGAGCACCTCCAAGTGCAAGGCTTTATGTTGCAGGAACAGACGTTGATCATCACACAGGGCTGCCTGGATGCGGTCAAAACAGCGCTGGAGATCACAACCAAAGAACAAGATGTGATAGCAATCCCTTCGCCATGCTATACCGGCTTACTGGATGCACTGAGCGTAATGGGCAGACAAGTGCTGGAAATCCCAAGTAATCAGGATGGTATAGATCTGGCCCAGTTAGAAAGTGCCATGGCCAGGCAAGAAATTGCGGCCTGTCTGATCAGCGCTAACTTTCAGAACCCAACGGGACATAGCCTTAGCACGCAGCAAAAACAGATTCTCGCCCGCATGGCAAAGCAGTATCAAATTCCAGTGATTGAAGACGATGTATATCGAGAACTCAGCCACACAGGCACGACGCCTTTGCCTGTAAAGCATTTTGATGAAGACGGCTGGGTAATATGGTGCAGCAGTATTTCCAAGACACTGGCGCCGGGGTTCCGGCTTGGCTGGTGTGCACCTGGACGTTTTCACCAAACCTATAGCGACCTGATCCGGGTTCGTTCTTTAGGCTGTAACCGACCGCTCCAGTTGGCACTGGCAGATTATATCAGCCGGGGACATTACGCCCGTTATCTGAAAAAACTCAACCAGACGCTTGCCTTACAATGCAACCGATACATCCAGATTTTGACACAATTGCTGCCAGCTAACATCAACCTCAGCCGCCCCCAGGGTGGGCTGGTATTGTGGTTTGAGTTACCACAGGTCGATACTCAGCAACTTCAGGCACAACTGCGTGATGAGCAGGTTCATATACTCTGTGGCGATGCGTTTTCGACGACTGAACTCTATCATAACTATGTTCGGCTGAACTTTGGTCAATGCCTGAGCTCAGAAATTGAATCACAGCTTGTTCGTTTTACTCAACTCGTCGACCAGAATCGGTGTCAAAAATCAGTCAGAGATGAAACTAAAACTGGTACAAAACCTGCTTAA